In Podospora pseudocomata strain CBS 415.72m chromosome 4, whole genome shotgun sequence, the genomic stretch CCAGCCATGTCGTCGACGTCGACATTCACAAGATCATCCTCGAAGGTCTCAAGAGCCTTCTCGAAAACTGCGGAGAGACCTTGGTTCGGGGCTGGGAAATCACGTTCCAGATTATCGATACCATCTTCGTTGACAAAACGTTTACCCCCGAGAAGCAGGAGGCTGACAAGCGGTCCGTCCTTCTCACCCGCTCTGTCAAACTGATTCGTCCTTCTTTTGCCTCGTTGCAGTTGATCTGCTCGGACTTTCTGCCTTCTCTCCCTAATGCCTGCTTTCTTAACCTCGTCGATACCCTGTACAAATTCTGCACTCAGGATGATGAACTTAATGTGGCCTTGACCGTATGTATGCCTACGTCTCTTGACCCGAACGCAGTGGCTGACGAGTAGCAGACCGTGACTTTTTTCTGGGCCATCTCGGACTTTCTTTCTGGTAAAGGCAGATCCATGTCCATCACCGAAGACATGATTGGGGAGTCTGGCGACGAAGCACTCACCAAGCTGGCAGCAGACTCCTCCCACAACGGATCAGGGGCAGCCTTGTGGATGTTGCTTCTCCTGCGACTCACCTCGGTTGCTACAGACCAGAGACTGGAGCTGCGAAACAGCGCCATCCAGACTCTGATGCGCATCATGTCGGCTTACGGCGATAGTCTAAGCCCGGAAGCCTGGTCCATCTGCATGAAGTCTGTCATCTTCCGGCTCATGGCTTCAATAGAAAAAGAGCTCCAGGTTCTTTCTGGAGTCTCAGCAAAAGACAAGAGTCAAGAGGAGTGGAAAGACACGGCCATTGTGGTTGTGCAGGGTGTTTCAAGCCTGTTCGCCTCATATCTCACTGTATTGACGGCTCACAACAGTTTCATCAAGATTTGGGAAGACCTATTGGATCATTTCCGGATCCTGCTGGATCTGAACGTGTTGGACATCAACGCTGCCACATACAGTGCCGTCCGGGACATTCTTCACAGGTGCGCAGAGCAAGACAGACCTCGCGTGGGCAAAGAAAGCCTCGACCTTGCCTGGGATCTATGGTCTCGAGGAATTCCAGTTCCCAAAGATGGCAAGGACGACAAATCTTCGGATAACCAGAAATGCCTGTTGGTGTGGGTAGAGGCATTGCTGGAGCTTTACGGCCTCATCCAGAAAGACTTTAGTGTCGAAAGAGTCCGCCGCATGCTCACTCTGCTCCGCAATGCCATGCAACATGCCACCCCAGGAGCCTACGCCAGCGACGTTGAGTATGTCACCCCATTGCAGGGCAAGATTCTGGAAGTGTTCCGCATGGTTCGCACGGACCTGAGCGGCGTCCCGTCTGCTATGATCACCCAGGTTGCCGAGTTTGTGTCTCTGGCATTTGCCCAGGAAGACGCCGCcaaggcggcggcagagAAGCGCACATATGTCGCCATGTCTAAGGAAAGCATGTCTATCCTACAGGCACTCATCATCAAGAACTCTTCTGGACGGGATATCTACGAGACCGAGGCCTTTGCCACTGCCATGTCTGCGCTGGCGAAGCCCGTGGTCCTAAAGTATTCGTTCAAAACCACCACTAGATCCAACCAACCATGGAAAGAGGCCACCAAAACCTCACTTGCAGTTCTGGAAGCTTCCCTTCCATACATCCGCACTGCTGACCTCCCACGCCCCATCATACAACACATCTGGGagaccatcatctccatcgcCAACGGCATCATCAGCGCCGACTACCCCGACGCCCCTCCTGGCACCGATATCCTCGCCGACCAAACCTTTGACATTTCCTCCTTCCGCAAACTCCGCgagctcatcatccccgcccTCGGCGCAGAAGTCATCCTCGACGCCACACGCAAGTCCTACGCGGAAGGTCTCTTCAGgacatccatcatccacgCCCCCGCTCCCGCCGAGGCCTCCATCATCTacggcaacagcaacgaAGGCCTGACCACGCTCTACAGGTCCCGCCCAGGCCGCACCATTgaccccccaccaacaaaacGGACCCTCATGGCGGAGGTTTGTTTGGATGAGTTGTTCTCCCTAGTGGAACAACACGACGAAACTTCCCCGCCAGAGATCAGCACCGAACCACCCACCTTTCCATCTTCTGACACCGCCTCACCGGAAACATCCCACGATTTATCCGTCCGACTCTCCCAGACCGCCTCGCCCTATCTCATCTTGAGGTGTGCGCTAAGCATAAGGGCTTACATAGCCGACCAGCCCCTCCGGGGACGCATGCCGCAGCCGCTGTCGCAGAGAAAGGAACTTGGTCGTATCCTCCGGGCGTTGGTCGACCTCAAGTCTGAGCCGGACGCGATTCCCGACACCCCCAACGTGGACTCAGAGACGAGGAAGCATTTGCTGAGGTTGTACCCCCTTTTGGTGAGCGCCATTCAAGTTGCCGGTACAGCAGGTGATGAAAAGGTTTTGAAGCTAGTTAGAGAGGCGCtggatgttgttggtggagagctggGTGTTTAattcttttctctttttagTTGGCAAATGTAGACAAAATGGTAATTCTCACTTTTCTCATCATTTCCTGTGATTCATGATTCTCTATTTTTGTCTCTTCTTACATCTCTAATACTGAGTAGAAAGTTGTGCGTCCTTACTTTGTACAACTAAACAAAACGTCAACCCTATCATACCATCATTTCACCCTCCCTTTTTTTCGCTGTGGGAAACCATCCCATCCTATCCGCTTCGATGTGGCCCATCACCGCCTACAAGAAACAATTAAGCCCCATACTCATACACCAATGCCCTCAACCTtgccctcaacctcgccgcctcctccttgggaTCCTTGGGGGGCGGCTGCTCCAGAAATTTCTTCACCTCTTGCATCAACTTCTTATCCGCATTCAGTTCTTTAAACTTCCCCTTCTTGTCATGGCCATCCTAGGCCTTGacctcctgctgctcctgcaacaacttcctcgcctgcgccgcctccaaccccttctgCTGCCCCTCACTAACCTTCCCATACACCCCCATGGCAGTAGCAATCATgccccccaaatcccccacattccccggcaccaccaccgcggtCCCCTCCTTGGCCAGCTTCCCAAACGCATCCACATACTTCTCCGCCACACTCAAACTAACCGCATTCTGCGCCGCCCCTTGTCCGTCCTGAATCGCCTTGGCCACTGCCTCAATCCCCGCGGCCGTGGCCTTTGCCCTCAGCAAGATCGCCTCAGCCTCACCCATAGCCCTGTTGatcttctccgccttgaGAGCCTCCGACGCAAGAATAGCAGATTGTTTCTGACCCTCGGCAATGTTGATAGCTGATTGCCTCTGACCTTCGGAATCAAGAATTTCGGCGCGCTTGGAACGCTCGGCGGTCACCTGGCGGTGCATGGCTTCCACGACGGGCTTAGGGGCGTGGATGTCGCGGATTTCGTAGCGGAGGCAGGTGACGCCCCAGGCTTGGGCAGCCTCGTTAATGGCGGccgtgatgttgatgttgagggcGGCGCGCTCCTTGAGGACGTGATCGAGGGTGAGCTGGCCGATTTCGGAACGCATTGTTGTTTGGGCTAGTTGGGAGATCGCGTACTCGGCGTCTTCTACTCCATAgc encodes the following:
- the SLP2 gene encoding Synaptotagmin-like protein 2 (MEROPS:MER0192051; COG:C; EggNog:ENOG503NX7K), yielding MSLTLARRALAAPTLPRALPIIARQALVHSSSPVLSSQHQSRPLSSTPRNALRNTSPSRLPASSGLGGGFPPTYFQQRASLPMNTIIRFVPQQTAWIVERMGKFNRILQPGLAILIPFIDRIAYVKSLKEVAIEIPSQSAITADNVTLELDGVLYTRVFDAYKASYGVEDAEYAISQLAQTTMRSEIGQLTLDHVLKERAALNINITAAINEAAQAWGVTCLRYEIRDIHAPKPVVEAMHRQVTAERSKRAEILDSEGQRQSAINIAEGQKQSAILASEALKAEKINRAMGEAEAILLRAKATAAGIEAVAKAIQDGQGAAQNAVSLSVAEKYVDAFGKLAKEGTAVVVPGNVGDLGGMIATAMGVYGKVSEGQQKGLEAAQARKLLQEQQEVKA